A portion of the bacterium genome contains these proteins:
- a CDS encoding VanZ family protein has translation MSISTRYWFLAGIYMGLIFIQSSIPGDKLPPLPISDKLSHLTEFGILSWLIGKASRTSNKKFLIKQAAIFSIIITILYGISDELHQSFISLREPEVYDVIYDGIGGVLAQGIFLIRRGQKIVTVQPLINTDLARINSRRQRAEGKGQPEEKTSA, from the coding sequence ATGAGTATATCAACGCGGTATTGGTTTTTGGCAGGGATTTATATGGGTTTGATTTTTATTCAATCATCAATTCCAGGGGATAAATTGCCACCACTACCAATTTCAGATAAACTTTCACATCTGACTGAGTTTGGAATATTGAGCTGGCTTATTGGCAAGGCATCAAGAACTTCAAACAAAAAATTCTTGATTAAACAAGCGGCAATTTTTTCAATCATTATCACGATATTGTATGGCATAAGTGATGAACTACATCAATCTTTTATTTCCTTACGCGAGCCAGAGGTTTATGATGTTATCTATGATGGAATTGGAGGTGTTTTGGCTCAAGGGATATTTTTGATAAGAAGAGGACAGAAAATAGTAACTGTTCAGCCACTGATTAACACAGATTTAGCACGGATAAATAGCAGAAGACAGAGGGCAGAAGGCAAAGGACAACCGGAGGAAAAAACTTCAGCCTAA